The following are encoded together in the Anaerolineae bacterium genome:
- the thiD gene encoding bifunctional hydroxymethylpyrimidine kinase/phosphomethylpyrimidine kinase, with protein MKLPRCLTIAGSDSGGGAGIQADLKTFAARGVYGMSALTAITAQNTVGVQGVFELPAEFVGQQIDSIMDDIGADAWKTGMLANAEIIHVVSDRARRYGIERLIVDPVMVAKGGDPLLRPEAQTALVQELIPLAYVVTPNHHEAQALTGLAIHTIEDMRQAAVAIHALGARHVVVKGGHLLKASDAVDVLYDGRQFIEFRAARVDTKNTHGTGCTFASAIAAELAKGRDIVDAIRIAKAYLTATLQAAAALQIGRGHGPLNHWLGQEVEGKATVHVTVLAHSIRS; from the coding sequence GTGAAACTGCCACGATGTCTGACTATCGCTGGCTCGGATTCTGGCGGTGGAGCCGGGATTCAGGCAGATCTGAAGACCTTTGCTGCCCGCGGCGTATACGGCATGAGCGCGTTGACCGCCATCACCGCCCAGAACACCGTGGGCGTACAAGGGGTGTTCGAGCTGCCGGCCGAATTCGTGGGCCAACAGATTGACTCCATCATGGACGATATCGGCGCCGACGCCTGGAAGACGGGCATGCTAGCCAACGCCGAAATTATCCACGTCGTGTCTGATCGGGCGCGGCGCTATGGGATCGAGCGGCTAATAGTGGACCCGGTGATGGTGGCTAAAGGCGGCGATCCATTACTGCGCCCAGAGGCGCAGACAGCCCTGGTCCAGGAGCTGATCCCGCTAGCCTATGTCGTCACGCCGAATCACCACGAGGCTCAGGCGCTGACAGGATTGGCTATCCACACGATCGAGGACATGCGCCAAGCAGCTGTGGCCATTCACGCCCTAGGAGCGCGCCATGTGGTAGTAAAAGGCGGCCATCTTCTTAAGGCGAGCGATGCAGTGGACGTGCTGTATGACGGTCGGCAATTCATCGAATTCCGCGCTGCGCGCGTGGATACTAAGAACACACATGGCACAGGCTGTACCTTCGCCTCGGCCATCGCCGCTGAGCTGGCTAAGGGGCGCGACATTGTCGACGCAATACGGATCGCCAAGGCCTACCTGACGGCCACATTGCAGGCTGCAGCCGCGCTGCAGATCGGCCGGGGGCATGGGCCACTTAACCACTGGCTGGGCCAAGAAGTTGAAGGAAAGGCGACGGTTCACGTCACCGTATTAGCCCACTCGATCCGCAGTTGA
- a CDS encoding NUDIX domain-containing protein: MGRRDQGVDQSRGRYHVVPRTLCFITHGTDVLLLKGAPTKRLWPNRYNGVGGHVERNEDIFTAALREMTEETGLAVDDVRLRAVIHIDVDDPQVGILLFVFTARACGRNFRPSSEGTLEWVPQARLLDYELVEDLVDLLPRVLAMGPHDSPLFGRYCYDEDDQLRIEWANTVT, encoded by the coding sequence ATGGGAAGACGGGATCAAGGCGTGGACCAGAGCCGGGGACGTTATCACGTCGTCCCTCGTACCCTGTGCTTCATCACACATGGGACAGATGTGCTCTTGCTCAAGGGTGCCCCTACCAAACGCCTCTGGCCTAACCGGTACAATGGCGTTGGCGGTCACGTCGAGCGCAATGAGGATATATTCACTGCAGCCCTTCGCGAGATGACTGAGGAGACCGGGCTAGCGGTGGACGATGTGCGGCTCCGTGCGGTGATCCACATAGATGTGGATGATCCGCAGGTCGGCATCTTGCTCTTTGTGTTCACGGCTCGCGCCTGCGGCCGGAATTTTCGTCCCTCATCGGAGGGGACGCTGGAGTGGGTGCCGCAGGCGCGCCTTTTGGACTATGAGCTGGTCGAGGATCTGGTGGATTTGCTCCCTAGGGTCCTGGCGATGGGGCCGCACGATTCACCGCTGTTCGGGCGATACTGCTACGACGAAGACGATCAACTGCGGATCGAGTGGGCTAATACGGTGACGTGA
- a CDS encoding acylphosphatase: MPTIRAHVYISGHVQGVYFRAETRNLARRLGVTGWVRNLWDGRVEAVFEGEAQAVERMVQWCWRGPEGAAVENVEVRYEPATGEFSGFRIVG, encoded by the coding sequence ATGCCCACCATACGAGCCCACGTGTACATTTCTGGCCACGTCCAGGGGGTCTATTTCCGCGCCGAGACGCGTAACCTGGCGCGTCGGCTAGGTGTGACCGGATGGGTGCGCAATCTGTGGGATGGGCGGGTCGAGGCCGTGTTCGAAGGAGAAGCACAGGCAGTCGAGCGGATGGTCCAGTGGTGTTGGCGCGGCCCCGAAGGCGCGGCGGTGGAGAACGTCGAGGTCCGCTATGAGCCGGCCACCGGCGAATTCAGCGGGTTCCGAATCGTGGGATGA
- a CDS encoding nitroreductase family protein — MDVFECIRQRRSIRAYQDRPVPEDALRQILETINAAPSAGNLQAYQIFLVRDTAKRRALAQASGDQEFIAQAPVVLVFCTDAARSAWRYGQRGERLYALQDATIACAYAQLAAVALGLGTVWVGAFQDEAVIRVLNLPHGLHPIAILPIGYPAESPAPTPRRALSDLVQTV; from the coding sequence GTGGACGTCTTCGAGTGCATTCGGCAGCGACGGTCGATTCGGGCGTATCAGGATCGGCCAGTGCCGGAGGACGCCTTACGACAGATCTTGGAGACAATCAACGCCGCCCCTTCAGCCGGCAATCTGCAGGCGTATCAGATCTTCCTTGTGCGCGATACAGCGAAGCGACGGGCGTTAGCTCAGGCAAGCGGTGATCAGGAGTTTATCGCTCAGGCGCCTGTGGTGCTGGTCTTCTGCACCGATGCCGCCCGCTCAGCCTGGCGCTATGGCCAGCGCGGCGAACGGCTTTACGCGCTACAAGACGCCACCATCGCCTGTGCTTACGCACAACTGGCTGCAGTGGCGCTGGGCCTGGGCACTGTCTGGGTAGGTGCCTTTCAAGACGAGGCGGTGATCCGAGTGTTGAATCTGCCGCACGGGCTGCATCCTATCGCCATCCTGCCGATCGGCTATCCGGCCGAGTCGCCTGCCCCCACCCCTCGTCGAGCGCTGAGTGATTTGGTTCAAACGGTGTGA
- a CDS encoding adenosine-specific kinase, whose product MELKTVRIEKPDEVNLILGQSHFIKTVEDLYEAIVGASPGAKFGLAFCESSGPALVRFAGTDEEMIELAKKNALALSAGHSFIIFLRNLYPINVLNAIKMVPEVCRIFCATANPVEVIIAESEQGRGILGVIDGVKSKGIETDEDITWRKQFLRKIGYKM is encoded by the coding sequence ATGGAGCTGAAGACCGTTCGCATCGAGAAACCAGATGAGGTCAACCTCATCCTGGGGCAAAGCCATTTCATCAAGACGGTGGAAGACCTCTATGAGGCCATCGTCGGCGCGTCGCCTGGCGCTAAATTCGGCCTGGCCTTCTGTGAATCGTCTGGGCCGGCGTTGGTGCGCTTCGCCGGCACCGATGAGGAGATGATCGAGCTAGCCAAGAAAAACGCGCTGGCGCTCTCGGCCGGCCATAGCTTCATCATCTTCCTGCGCAACCTCTACCCAATCAACGTCCTCAATGCCATCAAGATGGTGCCCGAGGTGTGCCGCATCTTCTGCGCCACGGCTAATCCAGTGGAGGTGATCATCGCCGAAAGCGAGCAGGGACGCGGCATCCTGGGCGTGATTGATGGCGTCAAGTCCAAGGGGATCGAAACCGACGAGGATATCACCTGGCGCAAGCAGTTCCTGCGCAAGATCGGGTACAAAATGTGA
- a CDS encoding energy-coupling factor ABC transporter ATP-binding protein, whose product MRRLLWAVRCQMIDDGRPATGADPPSSVAPSSSPFTHPSNGREPILYVEDLEFAYPDGREALRGVSFAIYPGEKVALVGPNGAGKSTLMLHLNGILRGRRGRVRVEGLDVTDEHLGRIRARVGLVFQNPDDQLFSPTVFEDVAFGPLHIGYSEAEVRARVQRALAMVGMTGFEERITHHLSMGERKRIAIATVLAMDPSILVLDEPSAGLDPRARRNLIHLLRALPITMLVSTHDMRMVQELFPRTIILDEGRVVADGPTIELLKDTALLEAHGLEAP is encoded by the coding sequence ATGCGAAGGCTCTTATGGGCGGTGCGCTGTCAGATGATTGATGATGGACGACCGGCGACAGGTGCAGATCCCCCTTCGTCCGTTGCTCCTTCTTCCTCGCCCTTCACCCATCCCTCCAACGGCCGTGAGCCAATCTTGTACGTGGAGGACCTGGAGTTCGCCTATCCGGACGGGCGAGAGGCATTACGAGGGGTCTCGTTCGCCATCTATCCGGGTGAGAAGGTGGCGCTCGTTGGCCCGAATGGCGCGGGCAAGTCTACCCTGATGCTGCACCTTAACGGCATCCTGCGTGGCCGCCGAGGCCGGGTAAGGGTGGAAGGGTTGGATGTCACAGATGAGCACCTAGGGCGCATCCGCGCTCGCGTGGGGCTGGTGTTCCAGAACCCGGACGATCAACTCTTTTCCCCTACCGTGTTCGAGGATGTCGCCTTTGGGCCGCTGCACATAGGCTATTCTGAAGCGGAGGTGCGAGCGCGCGTGCAGCGCGCTTTGGCGATGGTGGGCATGACGGGGTTTGAAGAGCGCATTACCCACCATCTAAGCATGGGAGAGCGCAAGCGGATCGCTATCGCCACTGTGCTCGCTATGGATCCCAGCATCTTGGTGTTGGACGAGCCATCGGCGGGCCTGGACCCGCGGGCGCGGCGGAACCTAATCCATCTGCTCCGCGCGCTGCCGATCACCATGCTCGTATCCACCCACGATATGCGGATGGTGCAGGAGCTATTTCCACGCACCATCATCTTGGATGAGGGCCGCGTGGTGGCCGATGGTCCCACTATTGAACTGCTGAAAGATACCGCGTTGTTAGAAGCACATGGCCTGGAGGCGCCATGA
- the cbiQ gene encoding cobalt ECF transporter T component CbiQ, whose protein sequence is MHISHLDQHLNLESPIHRLDGRIKLIAVLAFVLACSLTPPGRWGAFAALGAVWVGATALARVPHRLLLRRGLVALPFALAALTLLFTRPGEVWIAMTLGGWQVHVTDQGFIAFLSVMLKSWLSALMALWLTATTSYPALVQALRGIGVPRLVVAIIAFMYRYLFVLADEAQRLLQAREARSARRDGYPAGGSILWRARVAGGMVGSLFLRSYERSERIYQAMVSRGYAGELRTLEASCLRLKDVAVFLGFVCLLGVIEGLAHL, encoded by the coding sequence ATGCACATCAGCCATCTCGATCAACATCTCAACCTTGAAAGCCCTATCCATCGCCTGGATGGGCGCATCAAGCTGATCGCCGTGCTGGCTTTCGTCCTGGCGTGCTCGCTGACACCTCCCGGCCGCTGGGGAGCGTTTGCGGCATTGGGGGCTGTATGGGTGGGCGCTACCGCTCTGGCGCGCGTGCCTCATCGCCTGCTATTGCGCCGCGGCCTGGTGGCTCTGCCCTTTGCGCTGGCCGCGCTGACCTTACTGTTCACCCGGCCGGGCGAGGTGTGGATAGCCATGACCTTGGGAGGCTGGCAAGTCCATGTCACCGATCAGGGATTTATCGCCTTTCTCTCCGTGATGCTGAAATCGTGGCTGTCGGCGCTGATGGCGCTATGGTTGACGGCAACGACCTCGTACCCGGCGCTCGTGCAGGCGCTACGCGGGATTGGAGTGCCCAGGCTGGTTGTGGCGATCATCGCCTTCATGTATCGCTACCTATTCGTGCTGGCGGACGAGGCGCAACGTCTGCTGCAAGCTCGCGAGGCGCGCAGCGCCCGTCGGGATGGATACCCCGCCGGCGGTTCGATCCTTTGGCGCGCTCGCGTGGCTGGCGGCATGGTGGGCAGCCTGTTCTTGCGAAGCTATGAGCGCAGCGAGCGCATCTATCAGGCGATGGTCAGCCGTGGCTATGCTGGTGAGCTGCGTACGCTGGAGGCCAGCTGCCTTAGGCTTAAAGATGTGGCGGTTTTCCTAGGCTTCGTATGCTTGTTGGGCGTCATAGAAGGGTTGGCACACCTCTGA
- a CDS encoding energy-coupling factor ABC transporter permease has translation MAAILWSSVLAPMWKPTAMHIPDGFLSLPVVLACWLLSAIVIGYAVRQTNAQLQERQVPLMGVLAAFIFAGQMINFQVAGGTSGHLLGGALATILLGPWAAMLIMTAVLSVQALFFQDGGLIALGANLLFMAVLTPLISYGVYQALRKLHQWVAAGLAAWASVVIAAVGVAVALALSGTVAMGVVLPAMAGVHALIGIGEALITVGALAFIAATRADLMTSQPTAAGSGRWPLIGLAIALAVALLSPLASTSPDGLERVAEDLGFIHRAMEPLYQVIPDYMFPGVSHPVLATILAGIVGTLLMFGLTLFLAHRLRRRTVN, from the coding sequence ATGGCAGCGATTCTGTGGTCAAGTGTGTTGGCTCCCATGTGGAAGCCGACGGCGATGCACATCCCGGACGGTTTTCTTAGCCTGCCAGTGGTGCTAGCCTGTTGGCTGCTGAGCGCAATCGTCATTGGATACGCGGTGCGGCAGACCAACGCGCAGTTGCAGGAGCGCCAGGTGCCGCTGATGGGCGTGTTGGCTGCTTTCATCTTCGCTGGCCAGATGATCAACTTTCAGGTGGCCGGTGGCACCTCTGGGCACCTGCTTGGCGGCGCGTTAGCCACGATCTTGTTAGGGCCGTGGGCAGCGATGCTGATCATGACTGCAGTGCTGTCCGTACAGGCCCTCTTCTTTCAGGATGGCGGCTTGATCGCCCTGGGCGCAAACCTCCTATTTATGGCCGTGCTTACGCCGCTGATTAGCTATGGGGTATATCAGGCCTTGCGAAAGCTGCATCAATGGGTTGCGGCCGGCTTAGCTGCATGGGCGTCCGTGGTGATCGCAGCGGTGGGCGTAGCCGTTGCCCTAGCTCTGTCCGGGACGGTAGCGATGGGGGTTGTGCTGCCAGCGATGGCCGGTGTGCATGCCCTCATCGGCATCGGCGAGGCACTAATCACCGTGGGCGCGCTAGCCTTCATTGCAGCCACCCGAGCCGATCTGATGACATCGCAGCCGACCGCCGCTGGAAGTGGCCGCTGGCCTCTAATCGGGTTAGCTATCGCGCTGGCGGTGGCGTTGCTCTCGCCGCTCGCTTCTACATCACCGGATGGCCTGGAACGGGTGGCCGAGGATTTGGGCTTTATCCATCGGGCGATGGAGCCGCTGTATCAAGTAATCCCTGACTACATGTTCCCTGGCGTCTCCCATCCCGTGCTAGCCACCATTCTGGCCGGGATTGTCGGCACGCTGTTGATGTTCGGCCTGACGCTGTTCCTGGCCCACCGGCTGCGAAGACGAACGGTTAACTAA
- a CDS encoding transcriptional repressor has translation MSCYQQDAEALRASGYRLTPQRLMVLEALYHHPGHATADEVWARVRARHPYVDLSTVYRALQFLKERGLVGELRLAGEPAQYEAVHRRPHAHAVCRACGNVLEVPITWLAGLVSELVREHGFQADVEHLDIPGLCAHCADQEHTS, from the coding sequence ATGAGTTGTTACCAACAAGATGCAGAGGCCCTGCGCGCATCTGGGTACCGTCTGACCCCTCAGCGTCTTATGGTGCTGGAGGCGTTATATCATCACCCTGGACATGCTACTGCCGACGAGGTCTGGGCGCGCGTGCGAGCGCGACATCCATATGTTGACCTTTCCACCGTCTATCGGGCCTTACAGTTTCTGAAAGAACGGGGATTGGTGGGGGAGCTGCGTCTGGCTGGTGAGCCGGCCCAATATGAGGCCGTGCATCGGCGACCTCATGCCCATGCCGTTTGCCGTGCGTGCGGGAATGTGCTCGAAGTCCCTATCACCTGGCTGGCTGGGCTAGTGAGCGAGCTGGTGAGGGAACACGGCTTTCAGGCCGATGTGGAGCATTTAGACATCCCTGGGCTGTGTGCTCATTGTGCCGATCAGGAGCATACCAGCTAG
- a CDS encoding zinc metallopeptidase, whose protein sequence is MIFNPYFDPMYLVFALPALLLALYAQMKVRSAYARYTQVPNHRGITGLDAARRILGPIGLSHVQIEETPGELTDHYDPRTKTLRLSQEVAYGRSVAALAIVMHEVGHALQDAQGYAPLKLRGALVPTIIVSSWVAPLLFMAGWLMGSTGLAWLGVGGFAAAAVFSLVTLPVEFNASYRGLQLLQSFGLAYGEELQQAKAVLDAAALTYVAALVQALSTLLYYMSLLIGFNRQEE, encoded by the coding sequence ATGATCTTCAATCCATACTTTGATCCAATGTATCTCGTGTTTGCACTGCCGGCCCTGCTCCTGGCACTCTATGCTCAAATGAAAGTGCGGAGCGCCTACGCCCGGTATACGCAAGTTCCCAACCATCGCGGCATCACTGGCCTGGACGCAGCCCGTCGAATCCTAGGGCCGATAGGGCTGAGTCATGTACAGATCGAGGAGACGCCAGGCGAGCTGACCGACCACTACGATCCGCGCACCAAGACGCTGCGCTTATCACAGGAGGTAGCCTATGGGCGATCAGTAGCGGCGCTGGCGATTGTGATGCATGAGGTCGGCCACGCCTTACAGGACGCGCAGGGCTATGCCCCGTTGAAGCTGCGCGGCGCTCTGGTCCCGACCATCATCGTCAGCTCATGGGTGGCTCCCCTGCTGTTCATGGCTGGCTGGCTGATGGGAAGCACCGGCTTAGCCTGGCTAGGGGTGGGCGGGTTCGCAGCGGCTGCTGTCTTTTCGCTGGTGACGTTGCCAGTGGAGTTCAACGCCAGCTACCGGGGCCTGCAGTTGCTGCAATCGTTCGGTCTGGCTTATGGTGAAGAGCTGCAGCAAGCTAAGGCCGTCCTCGACGCGGCCGCGCTGACGTATGTGGCGGCGCTGGTGCAGGCGCTGTCCACGCTGCTATATTACATGTCCCTGCTCATTGGCTTCAACCGACAAGAAGAGTGA
- a CDS encoding trypsin-like peptidase domain-containing protein: MKTSHRGAIFLTAMLGGGLLLFLCASLALVLIAWDRLQNREVTLSATPRPATEPVRPATSTPLPIATFAVNLTGDERVNPLTVVYQRVNPSVVNITVRRSGPFSEEHDFFAEGQGSGFVWDKAGHIVTNHHVVADASEVDVTFWNDVTVSARVIGADPDSDLAVVKVDMSPDELFPAELGDSDTVQVGEQAIAIGNPFGYEGTMTVGIISAVGRSIPATTGFQIPEAIQTDAAINPGNSGGPLLDAQGRVIGINAQIRSEVRANSGVGFAIPVNLAKRVVPALIERGQYEHPWLGISGIPVTPSMASDLGLSAERGVLIAEVIRNSPAERAGLRPGRRTVSYKGRQIPVDGDILVRIDDQTLNNFDDLLIYLSRYTSPGQEVRLTVMRGDRQVEISVTLGMRPSRVLP; encoded by the coding sequence ATGAAGACATCCCATCGGGGCGCGATCTTTCTGACGGCGATGCTAGGGGGAGGGCTCCTGCTCTTTCTGTGTGCCTCCCTTGCCTTAGTATTGATCGCGTGGGATCGGCTTCAGAATCGCGAGGTCACCCTGTCAGCTACGCCAAGGCCGGCCACAGAGCCTGTCAGGCCGGCCACTTCCACGCCTTTGCCCATTGCGACCTTTGCGGTGAACCTGACAGGGGATGAGCGTGTGAACCCTCTTACCGTTGTCTACCAACGGGTCAATCCATCTGTAGTCAACATCACTGTGCGGCGGTCAGGACCTTTTAGTGAAGAGCACGATTTCTTCGCCGAGGGGCAGGGCTCAGGCTTCGTGTGGGACAAAGCTGGGCACATCGTCACCAACCACCATGTGGTCGCCGATGCCAGCGAGGTAGATGTTACGTTTTGGAACGATGTCACCGTGTCAGCTAGGGTGATCGGCGCTGATCCGGACAGCGATTTGGCTGTAGTGAAAGTGGATATGAGCCCCGATGAGCTCTTCCCAGCCGAGTTGGGCGACTCAGATACGGTGCAGGTTGGCGAGCAGGCCATCGCCATCGGCAATCCGTTCGGCTATGAGGGCACTATGACCGTCGGGATCATCAGCGCTGTCGGCCGTTCCATCCCGGCGACCACAGGGTTTCAGATCCCGGAGGCCATCCAGACGGACGCGGCTATCAACCCGGGCAACTCTGGAGGCCCATTACTCGATGCGCAGGGGCGGGTGATCGGGATCAATGCCCAGATCCGCTCAGAGGTGCGCGCCAATTCCGGCGTGGGCTTTGCCATCCCGGTGAACCTGGCTAAGCGCGTGGTGCCGGCCCTTATCGAGCGTGGGCAATATGAGCACCCATGGTTAGGCATCTCGGGAATCCCGGTCACGCCTTCGATGGCAAGCGACCTGGGCCTCTCAGCAGAGCGAGGGGTCTTAATCGCCGAGGTGATCCGCAACAGCCCCGCAGAGCGGGCTGGCCTGCGCCCTGGTCGCCGCACAGTGAGCTACAAGGGCCGTCAGATCCCGGTAGATGGGGATATCCTCGTCCGGATTGACGATCAGACGCTGAACAATTTTGATGATCTGTTGATCTACCTGTCGCGCTACACCTCGCCTGGACAGGAGGTGCGGCTCACTGTGATGCGAGGGGACCGGCAGGTCGAAATATCTGTAACCTTGGGGATGCGGCCCTCGCGAGTATTGCCCTGA
- a CDS encoding trypsin-like peptidase domain-containing protein encodes MREGRALAYWGLTLVLATLAGCAGFAPSGSSTTPTPVPTPTPQIVIIVATPTPGLPLEAVDVGEERVIAVYERVSPAVVNVTTRVLRESFFFGVYPEEGVGSGFLWDRDGHIVTNYHVVRGAQSVEVAFGDDVVRPATIVGVDPMNDLAVLRVNDVPPGVQPIELGDASKLRVGQRAIAIGNPFGQFERTLTTGVISALNRTITIDENTVLRRVIQTDAAINRGNSGGPLLDSFGRLIGVNSAIYSPTGTSAGIGLAISVDTVKRVVPELIARGRYPHPWLGVLGYTITPALARALDLPVEQGLLVARIYRDSPAARAGLRGARREVVIGNRIILAGGDILTAVDGQPIRSMDDLDAYLEEHTRVGQTVILDVIRDGQHLQLSAELEEMPSGF; translated from the coding sequence ATGAGGGAGGGACGTGCGCTGGCATACTGGGGATTGACCCTGGTTCTGGCTACCTTGGCTGGCTGCGCTGGCTTCGCTCCTTCAGGAAGCTCGACGACGCCCACCCCCGTGCCCACGCCAACGCCGCAGATTGTGATCATCGTAGCTACGCCTACGCCGGGCTTGCCCCTGGAAGCGGTGGACGTCGGTGAGGAACGCGTCATCGCAGTTTATGAGCGCGTAAGCCCAGCCGTGGTCAACGTCACCACGCGAGTATTGCGCGAGAGCTTTTTCTTCGGCGTATACCCCGAGGAGGGGGTCGGATCGGGATTCCTATGGGATCGGGATGGGCACATCGTCACCAACTACCATGTGGTTAGAGGAGCTCAATCAGTAGAGGTTGCGTTTGGTGACGACGTCGTGCGCCCAGCCACTATCGTCGGCGTGGATCCCATGAACGATCTGGCCGTGTTGCGTGTGAACGATGTGCCGCCTGGCGTGCAGCCGATCGAGCTAGGCGATGCCTCTAAGCTGCGCGTGGGACAGCGGGCTATTGCCATCGGAAACCCGTTTGGGCAGTTTGAGCGAACGCTTACCACCGGTGTGATCAGCGCCCTCAACCGCACGATCACAATTGATGAGAACACGGTGCTGCGCCGTGTGATCCAAACGGATGCGGCGATCAACCGAGGCAACTCCGGGGGCCCGTTGCTCGACTCGTTCGGCCGGCTGATTGGTGTCAACAGCGCGATCTATTCGCCTACGGGCACGTCGGCCGGGATAGGGCTGGCGATCTCAGTGGACACGGTGAAGCGAGTGGTGCCGGAGCTGATCGCCCGCGGCCGCTATCCGCACCCCTGGCTGGGGGTTCTGGGGTATACCATTACGCCCGCGCTGGCCAGGGCCTTGGACCTGCCGGTGGAACAGGGGCTGCTGGTGGCTCGTATCTATCGGGATAGCCCGGCCGCGCGAGCCGGGCTGCGCGGCGCACGCCGCGAGGTAGTGATCGGCAACCGCATCATCCTGGCCGGTGGTGACATCCTCACAGCCGTGGATGGTCAGCCCATCCGGAGCATGGATGATCTGGATGCTTACTTGGAAGAACATACCCGCGTGGGGCAGACCGTCATCCTGGACGTGATACGCGATGGCCAACACTTGCAGCTCTCGGCTGAGCTGGAAGAGATGCCAAGTGGCTTCTAA